The following are encoded in a window of Psilocybe cubensis strain MGC-MH-2018 chromosome 4, whole genome shotgun sequence genomic DNA:
- a CDS encoding Cytochrome P450 monooxygenase 208, with amino-acid sequence MSVAASLFLRQAATKRPSLPPGPKGLPLVGNILDMPSDKEWLTFAQWGETWGDICSVTVLGQPVIILNSAKVARDMLDKKSAIYSDRPVLQMGGELVGWKNTMVLLPYGDRFRRYRRLFHSLIGSQSAVKRFYPAGELEARRFLRRLLIKPDDLSAQVRITAGAVILRISHGYEVKECHDPFVEIADLATEQFSLSTAPGGFLVDLIPALRHVPKWFPGAGFRRKADQWSATLSEMVDGPHNFVKQQMASGTAQVSFTSTLLEGKCLSAQEEFDIKWSAASLYSGAADTTVSMVNSFFLALALYPEAMKKAQSEIDTVVGNERLPNFEDRPNLPYNNALFLEVLRWHTVVPTAVPHRLMQDDIHEGYFIPKGALVIPNIWKFAHDPRVYSNPFEFNPERFLPAKGRVPEPDPREFCFGFGLHLADASVFISCVMSLAVFNVSKCVENGVVIEPVHGNTTGTISHPEPFKCSIKPRSEKAVSLILAEP; translated from the exons ATGTCTGTCGCTGCCTC GCTCTTCCTCCGTCAGGCTGCCACCAAAAGACCCTCTCTGCCCCCAGGTCCAAAGGGTCTCCCGCTGGTCGGCAATATTCTCGATATGCCCTCTGATAAAGAGTGGCTCACTTTTGCCCAATGGGGTGAAACTTGGG GTGATATTTGTTCCGTTACTGTCCTTGGTCAACCAGTTATTATCCTCAATTCTGCAAAGGTTGCACGCGACATGTTGGACAAGAAAAGCGCCATCTACTCTGACAGACCCGTTCTCCAGATGGGCGGTGAGCTTGTCGGCTGGAAAAATACTATGGTTCTTTTGCCCTACGGTGACCGCTTCCGCCGCTACAGGCGTCTTTTCCATAGCTTGATTGGGAGCCAGTCAGCAGTAAAGCGTTTCTACCCAGCCGGGGAGCTCGAAGCTCGGAGATTCCTACGCCGCCTTCTCATCAAGCCAGACGACTTGTCGGCTCAGGTCCGCAT AACGGCAGGCGCAGTGATCCTCAGAATATCGCACGGATATGAGGTCAAAGAGTGTCATGATCCTTTCGTTGAAATCGCCGACCTCGCTACAGAGCAGTTTTCTTTGTCCACCGCTCCCGGTGGGTTCCTGGTAGATTTAATTCCAGCTT TGCGTCATGTTCCCAAATGGTTCCCTGGAGCTGGATTCCGCCGCAAGGCAGACCAGTGGTCTGCTACGCTCTCTGAGATGGTCGATGGACCCCACAATTTCGTCAAGCAACAAATG GCATCTGGAACTGCTCAAGTTTCCTTCACCTCAACGCTATTGGAAGGAAAGTGCCTCTCAGCTCAAGAAGAATTTGACATCAAATGGAGCGCCGCCAGTTTGTACTCCG GCGCTGCTGATACG ACTGTTTCTATGGTCAATTCGTTTTTCCTAGCTTTAGCTCTGTATCCAGAGGCTATGAAGAAAGCTCAATCAGAAATTGATACGGTCGTTGGAAACGAACGTTTGCCAAATTTTGAAGATCGGCCTAACCTCCCCTACAACAACGCCCTCTTTTTGGAAGTCTTGAGATGGCATACAGTCGTCCCCACTG CGGTCCCCCATCGACTGATGCAAGACGATATCCACGAAGGCTATTTCATTCCCAAGGGCGCTTTGGTCATCCCTAATATCTG GAAATTCGCGCATGATCCTAGAGTGTACAGCAACCCGTTCGAATTCAACCCGGAGCGATTTTTGCCCGCGAAAGGAAGGGTACCAGAGCCAGACCCACGGGAGTTCTGCTTTGGGTTTG GGCTTCACCTTGCAGACGCCTCCGTTTTTATATCTTGCGTCATGTCCTTGGCAGTGTTCAATGTGTCCAAATGTGTTGAGAACGGTGTGGTCATTGAACCCGTTCACGGGAACACAACTGGGACGATAAG CCACCCAGAGCCATTCAAGTGCAGTATCAAACCGCGCTCAGAAAAGGCCGTCTCGCTCATACTCGCAGAGCCATAA